A single region of the Acidimicrobiia bacterium genome encodes:
- a CDS encoding helix-turn-helix domain-containing protein: MDAFDRLLTTQQLAEYLAVPVATLYAWRHAGEGPPGFRVGKHVRYRWSDVDQWVRGQLHSTAGRTR; this comes from the coding sequence ATGGATGCCTTCGATCGTCTTCTCACCACCCAGCAACTGGCCGAGTACCTCGCAGTGCCCGTCGCCACCCTGTACGCCTGGAGACACGCAGGCGAGGGTCCGCCCGGGTTCCGGGTTGGCAAGCACGTCCGCTACCGCTGGAGCGACGTCGACCAGTGGGTACGCGGCCAGCTCCACTCCACCGCAGGCCGAACTCGTTGA